Genomic DNA from Limanda limanda chromosome 8, fLimLim1.1, whole genome shotgun sequence:
ATGGTGCCACTAACttgataatattataatatatatttaaagatatCTGTGTCcaactgtttgtgtctgttgttgtgacaacTCGGGACATATTTGGTAGCTAAAacattctataaaaaaaaatattcttatttCTCCCTGTATGAATTGTAATTTCTCCCTTTGTGTCAACCTTTGGAATCTGGGgcattattttgaaattttagGAAGAATTGCTCCCTAGTGTTTCTATACTGTTTTACATTGATCAAAAGCAGAACTCTGTCTCTCCAGTTCCTTCATTACCTTGACAGAACAGCCTGTCCTCTGTGTGCAGCCAGCTCTGCTTATATCTGCTTTGTGGTCATTCTCTGTCCAATGTCAGTGTCTTTCTCAGGTTGGTATCAATGACGGATTCCCTTCCTCCATAATATGAACAAGAACATCATTCTCATTCTCTGGTAACAAAAGACACAGGAAGGAATCTCAATTTGTTCTCTACATTTTATTTCTAGAATCACAttctttgaaaaacaaacataaaactgGAACTGTAAAGTGCTATTGGACATTTTACAACAACGATATGaatataagaaataaatattGCACAGCACAATGTCAAAGGAGCAAGTTCCGTGAATGAGGTAACACAAGTGTTGGGAAATGTGAATGTATTGAATGTTTCATCATGTGCAGAGCATCAATTCATTTTAGCACATATACTGTTTATAAGTATTTCGTCAGCTTTGCACTGCAGCGTTCTTAACACTTGATCTTAATctaaacattcatattttacactgcaaaatattatgtatgtatgtaacaTACATGTATTCAACACTGCAGTCTTAAACTtttttgaaaagacaaaatctGCTGATTAATAGAAATATGAGTCCCAAAACCCAAAGTTCATACTCTGGCTTACAGTTTAAGTGGCTCAATACCTACATTTTAGGAGTTGTGGTTAAGTTTCACGAAATCCAAAATGTaaatccataaaaatatctcaaattTTAAAAGTAAAGAGCAGGTTAAGTTAAATGTAGTTAAATTAAACCTTTGACTTTAGTGTACTAAAGGTGGCCTTAGTAAAATGAATAGTTATACGACAACAGAGCTCAGCAGAGGCCACATTATATGTTGTTGTTCTATCAAACAACAACTAAACCCTCATAATGTGACAGAGAAGTACTTTGAAAAATAATGACAACATATGGAGATGGAGGATTTATAGTGGCAAATAAATCTAATAAATCCTTGAACAGGAACTTGAGGTGtggacattttcagtttttcagacgttttgtgatgttttgtttcTCCACCACCCATcaaaaggttttttgttttttgcaagATGTGCATAATATTTCCATTATTCAACAGATGGAGTTTAGCAATTAATGCAGGCTAACAAGAATTAATAACCAGGCAGAATTTGAATGAAATTTGCGGTTTGTGGTTCTTTACTTTCAGCTTGTGTTACATTGAAAATTATAGACAGCGCTTCGCTAGTATAGTCCAACACATTGGTCTCAAATATTACATTCAAGTTGCTTTTAAAACTCGCTAAAAATGTTTCTccaaaatacaacatttgaaGCTTCACACTTTGAATTGAATTGCAGGTCTGTCTGAGCCATATCCACTAAATTCTCCTACATTTCTGTATACAGTACATCTCTTCCCTAATTATATCTTACGATTTGGGGATATTTATAATTCTTTATAATTACATAATAATACATGGTGTTCAAAAGTTAGACTGGTCCTCTTGAGTAAAAGATGTAGAACAAATCCTAAAACACAGACTGAACACAGCAACATGTGCAGGGTCCCAGGTTGTTGTTGACATTGCTCCCCATTTCACAACCATAAGCAAAATTCTGCTAGAAGCTATTGTCTCTGCCCTCAGCTGTGATTTGAGACTTACAATAGCAGAACCTAAACAAAAGAAACCTAAAACTCTACAAAAACTGAGTGGTGGGTGAACTACGTGAGaacaacacacatgtttgtGCACCTGGACTGTTTTATGTATTAAAACAGTAAAATTAACAATGTTTTGAAGTTCAACTATCAAAAGAAGATGCTTGACTTCAACAAGAACTGAAAAAGTACTACAATCATTTCAAAGTTCAAGGGCACAAAGGAAATAGCCTGACGTAAAAGGAAGCTTATTTAAATTTGGACCAAAGCTTGTTAAACTGTGTAGCTTGTCATTCTTCGCCTGAGCGTCAGTTCAAACGTCACAGTTCAGATTTCACAGTACCTGAACCAAGTGGCTTTCAGTGACCTAATCAATGCAACAGTATTGCATTCCCTTAAGGCAATTTTAAGTCATGAATCACTTATACTTTGTATCTCAAGGTGCAGTGCAGTCTGTGTACGTGGTCACCATGTTTCCTCTGCGTTGCGTCACTGTTCTGCAATGTTGTTTTGATGCACCATGAAACCGGTTTTCCGACTGCTTGTTGTGTCTGTCAAAAGTAAACATTCTCTCTATGTCTTCAAACATGTCATCAAAGATACCTCCTGCTCCAAAGCCTCCTTGAGAGGGTCTCTTGTGTCTGCTGTGGGACTCCTTGTTGGACCTGGAGTGTTCATCAAAGTGTCTTCGGTGACGGGCGTGTCTGTTCTGGCTGTATATGTCAGAGTCTTTGAATATGTCATCAAAGCTGAAAGGCTGCTGggctccctctctgtgtctgcgtCGGGTCTCCCCGGTGAAGTAGGCAGAGGTGTCGCCAAACGGGTTATATTCTCTTCTTCTGGTCTCATCTGATAAAGTTTCATAAGCTGCACGTGAGAAAGGGAGAAAATATTTAGTCAAGAGCGGAGACCTTTAGCACTGTATCTGATATGAAGGTTTGGCTACAATGACAAAGGCTTGACGGAAGCCCAAACATCAAACTCTGAATTGAAATTGAAACAGATAAATCAATATTTGAATTTGCATGGTGGACAATATATGTTAGAACCAGTTGAGTTGTGTACAAACTCTCATAATGTGtacttgctgctgctgttggtcATTAGTGTTTCCAATGTGCTGCATATTCTCTTTCTTTACACAGTCTATTGTTCCGTACCATCCGGACCATTCACCACTATAGTTTAAGTACTTTTGTACCATTCTTTAAATCATTGGttcatttctgttgtttttgttgttgttgttgttatcctCTAGCTGTATGTCTATTTCTATGTAAGAACATTGAGAACAGTGCAAAACTAGAATTACATTTCTTGTACATGTACATATACTTGGCCAACAAAGCAGAGGTTCTGATACTGATAAGGGTAAACAATTCATCTTCAGCAACTGTACCTTCAGCAATCTCCCTAAATGTCACTTCCGCATCCGGGTGCTTGTTCTTATCGGGGTGATATTTCATTGCAAGCCTGTGGAAGGCCTTTTTT
This window encodes:
- the dnajb9a gene encoding dnaJ homolog subfamily B member 9a; translation: MAASQSALTFAVCILMITEIILAKKDYYDILGVPKDATERQIKKAFHRLAMKYHPDKNKHPDAEVTFREIAEAYETLSDETRRREYNPFGDTSAYFTGETRRRHREGAQQPFSFDDIFKDSDIYSQNRHARHRRHFDEHSRSNKESHSRHKRPSQGGFGAGGIFDDMFEDIERMFTFDRHNKQSENRFHGASKQHCRTVTQRRGNMVTTYTDCTAP